The Thermotoga sp. DNA segment AGGAACACTTGAATAATAGCATCCTTTAGCTTATCAAATGCCTCTTTTCTAAATGGAATCTCATCGTTGTAGAAGGTAATGTTTTCAAGATACTTGGCTCCCATGATTCTCGCTTTGGCAGCCAATGTACCGTCATCCTTTGAGAACCAAGGATCGTTCACAGCTGCCTTAAGAGTTGGGAAGATGGTTACAAGTTTACAGAATGCTATTTGATTCTCGAGGTTGGCTACAAAAGCTGCAAATTTTGCTGCTTCTTTTGGATTCTTCGAACCCCTTACTACATTAAGAGTAGAGTACCATCCGCTCATTCTAACTCCCGGTTTGGGCGCTGGAACTGGTGCAACACCAGATTTTTCGTACACTTCCGGTGCATTCCACTTTACTCTGTCTGCAAACTGAACACCAGTGATCAACATAGCAAGTTCGCCAGCCTGGTAAAGTTCCGTCGCTCTGGTCCATTCCCCACCTTGAACAATTTCGCTGGGTAGATATTTTTGCTTGTAAAGTGTCGCCCATTTGTTGAGAGTATGAACATGATCAGGACTGTCGAACAGTACATCTTTTATCCTGTTGTTTTCATCGACAGTATAGAGATTCAAACCATCCCAGTTGAAGATCGCAGATGGATCCTGGAATATTGTTGGAAGAACACCGTATTTTCCGGTTTTTTCTTTGATTATGACGGAATAAAGCAAGATCTCATCCCATGTTTTTGGAGGATATTTTGGATCAAGCCCTGCTTTTTCGAAAATCTCTTTGTTGTAGAAAATCACATCAACTGCTGTGTACCATGGGATTCCATAGATCTTTCCTCTCCAAGTGAGACCTTTCATCATGTTGTCAAAATATTGGTTCAACACTTCTTCTGGTAAGAGATCATCCAAGGGAAAGAGCACTTTCTTCTGAGCGAATTCAATAGTCCATTGAGCATTCAAATTTACAACATCAGGAGGATTTCCAGACGAATAAGCAGCTAACAACTTCTGTTGAAGGACATCCCACGGCACATCCTCCCACACAATTTCCACATCCGGATTCAGTTCTTCGTATCTGTCAATGA contains these protein-coding regions:
- a CDS encoding sugar ABC transporter substrate-binding protein gives rise to the protein MRKTLLVLMLVAFLAVVVFPKTKIVFWTMSLKPTFTDFIQGIIDRYEELNPDVEIVWEDVPWDVLQQKLLAAYSSGNPPDVVNLNAQWTIEFAQKKVLFPLDDLLPEEVLNQYFDNMMKGLTWRGKIYGIPWYTAVDVIFYNKEIFEKAGLDPKYPPKTWDEILLYSVIIKEKTGKYGVLPTIFQDPSAIFNWDGLNLYTVDENNRIKDVLFDSPDHVHTLNKWATLYKQKYLPSEIVQGGEWTRATELYQAGELAMLITGVQFADRVKWNAPEVYEKSGVAPVPAPKPGVRMSGWYSTLNVVRGSKNPKEAAKFAAFVANLENQIAFCKLVTIFPTLKAAVNDPWFSKDDGTLAAKARIMGAKYLENITFYNDEIPFRKEAFDKLKDAIIQVFLGQKEPEDALKEVARYWRYLIQTQKQK